Part of the Kushneria marisflavi genome, CGGTGACGACTCCAGCAGGGCCCCATGCCAGTTTTCAATGCCCGAGGGCATGTCCAGAGCGCCCCTGAATCGCACCCACGTGCTCCAGCAGGGGGACATGTTGGTCTGCGGTCGAAGCGATGTGCTGATCCCCTTTAGCAACAACGCTGCCTGCGGTGCCGGTATGGCCACGATGACATGATCGAATCCCGACCATTGCTGCTCCTTTTGATCCTCGAGTGTCCAGGTCGAGCCGGTACGTGTCATTGAGGTGATACGCACCTGCTGATGAACCTTCATGGGTTCGGACAGCGCATCGGTCAGCGCCGCCATCGAGGGCATGCCCGAATATCTGGGATGTTCGGGAGGTTGCGCCTGCCATTGCCCGTCGATCTGGCGCGCCATGATACCGGGCCAGCGCGCGACGCTGCCCTGTTGTTCGAAAGCCGTGATGAATTGTGCAAACTCGGGGTCGCGAACAGTGAAATACTGGGCGCCAAGATCGAACAGACCATGGTCATTGTGCCTGGAGGACATTCGTCCACCCGGGCGTCGACCCTTGTCAAAAATTTGTACATTCCTTCCCGCCTGCTGTAGCGCCCGCGCGGCAGACAGCCCGGCCATGCCGGCGCCAATGACGGCTATATTGTGCAAGAAGTCCACGAAGGCCTCAAATTGTCTGAAGGGAAACGGTCATGGCTGCGCCGCAGGTATCGGGCGAAACCCGGATAAATCTTGTACGTTATATGTACCAGAACGGCGTTGACGTTAAAAACGGTTCGATAAAAGTTTCCACGCAATGATCAACAGTCATGGCGAATCCTTGCGATTGCCATGCGTTGGATCGGGGGAGAGCGACGTGAATATAGTGATCACCGGAGCCACCGGCTTTGTCGGTCAGGCGCTGTGCCGGTACTGGCATGAGCAGGGACATACGCTGATGGTGGTGTCTCGCCAGTCGGACAAGGCTCAGGCCACCATCAGGGTGCCCGTGATGGCACGCTCTTCGGCGATCGATTTTGCCGACCAGTCCGTGGGGGCGATCGTCAATCTTGCCGGGGAGCCCATCTTTAATCGGCGCTGGAGCGAGGCGCAAAAAAAGAAGCTGATCGATTCGCGTCTCAAGGCCACACATGATGTCGGCGAGCTTTGCCAGCGTCTGGCAACACCGCCGGCTCGCCTGATTTCGGGCTCGGCGATGGGATACTACGGTGATCAGGGCAGTCGGGAAGTGACCGAGCAGACCTCGCCGCACAAGGAGTTCGCCCACAGACTCTGTCGAGAGTGGGAGGAGGCTGCGCAGCAATTGGCCACGGATCAGATGCAAGTGGCCTGTCTTCGGATCGGACTGGTACTGGACCGGGATGGCGGAATGCTCAAGCCCATGCGCCCCATGTTCCGACTGGGGCTCGGTGGGCGACTGGGCAAGGGGCGTCAGTACATGCCCTGGGTTCATCGTCATGACCTGGTGCGCATCATCGACTTTTTGCTTCAGCGCGACGACATCTCGGGGGCCTGGAATGCCGGCGCTCCTGCGCCAGTAACCAATGCGAAATTTACGCGCACGCTGGCGGCCAGCCTGAATCGGCCGGCACCCTTTGTGATGCCGGGAAGCGTAGTATCACTGGCGCTAGGGGAAATGTCGCAGCTGCTGTTGACCGGTGCCCGAATGGTGCCGGCAAGGCTTGAAGCCGCCGGATTCCGGTTTGAATACCCTACGCTTGAAAAGGCACTGACCGCCATCGAGCGTCGCGCCGCCTGAGCGGCGCGACATGCCCATTTGACCGGCGGCCCGCTTACTGCGGGTCGACGGTCACAATGACACGCACGGCATCGAGCTGCAGACGGGTGCCGGCGATGGCCTCATCCAGCGCGGCGCGTTCGTGACGCAGCATGTCAATTTCTTCAGCGCGCACGTCCGGGTTGCGCTGTGCCAGTGCCGTCAGTCGATCGATCTCGCCCTCCAGCTGGGCAGCCATCTGTGCGCGGGCGTCTTCTACCAGCGCGGGTAGTTCTGCTTCGGCCTGCTGCTCGGCCTGATCAAACAGCTCGCGCAGCTGCTGCTGGCGCTCGCGTACCAGATTCCGGGCGACCCCTTTCTTGACGTGACGCAGGTTCCTGGCCAGTCCGCCAAAGGACACCTTGTCGGAAAGCACCTGGCCTGATTCATCGAGCAGCACACGCACGGTGGCGGGCGGGAAAAAGCGATTGACGTGAAGCGCCTTCGGCGCACTGGTGCGTGTTCGAAAGATGGCCTCCAGCATGAATCGGCCGCCCGGAATGGAAGGATGGGCCAGCAGTGCCAGTGCCGTATTACCCATGCTCTCGTTGGTCGCTCGGGAGAGCATTTCACGTACCAGCGGGTGTTCCCAGGACAGGCGCTGAAGATCGTCGCGGGCCAGTGCGCGCTGACGTGAACGGGTAGCGGTAAAACCTTCCTCGCCACGGATCAGGCCGGGCATGCCATCGACCATGTGAGACCCGGGGTGCAGATAGGTGAGTCCTTCATCCGTTTCCCGGGTGTCAATGCCAAAGACGTCCAGTGCCTGATCGAGGTAACGATCAAGCATTGCATCATCATCGAGTGCCTGTACGGCCTCGATCATCTCATCGGCGTGACCGGCGTCAAATGAACTCCATGCGAGCAGGCGATCACGACCGGCTTCCCGCTCCTGGCGCGTCTGCACGGCCAGCGTTCGGGATTCTTCGATGACCTCGTCCAGTGCCTCCTGGTCCAGCAGCGCATCGAACAGTGCATCGCCGTGGGCATCGCTGACCACGCTGCCCAGGCCGCTGGGCGCCTCGAAGGCCGCCAGTGCTTCCTGATACCAGCGCAGTAGCGCGCCGGTCGGGCTGCCGGTCATGATCGGCAGATGAATCTCGACGTCGTGCTGCTGGCCGATTCGATCCAGGCGCCCGATACGCTGTTCCAGCTGGTCAGGGTGCGGCGGCAGATCAAACAGGATCAAATGATGGCAGAACTGGAAGTTGCGTCCTTCCGAGCCGATTTCCGAACAGATCAACAGCGGGCTGCCATCCTCGGCCTCGGCAAAGGCGGCCGCCGCGCGGTCGCGCTCGATCAGCGTCATGTCTTCGTGAAAGACCGGCACATGTAGACCGGTCAGCACCTGCAGGCCGGCAGCCAGTTCGCGGGCAGTTTCGCCGTAATGGCAGATCAATAGTGCCTTCTCGCCCGGGTGGCTCTTGAGCCATTCACGCAGCCAGGCCATGCGCGGATCGAGCCGCCACCAGCGCTCATCGTCCTGGGTATCCTGCCGGCGCGCCTCGAAGGTCGCTTCGGGGTAGAGCAGAATTTCCGGGTAATCCAGACCGGTTTCGATCAGAAGGCTGTCCAGATAGTCTTCGTCGCGGCTGATGCGCTGCTCGATGCGGCGATAGGCGCCCGGGTTTTCCAGCTCGCTGACGTGCAGGTGACGTACCGGGAAGCCGCTGACATGGCGACGGCTGTTGCGGAACATGACCCGGCCGATGCCATAGCGGTCAAGCAGCACGCGCCGCAGCGACTCACGAAGCGAGGGCTGTTTATCCTCTCCGGCTCCCATCAGCTGCTCGAGCAGGGCGAGCGCCTGTGGATCGTCTGCGACGATGGGATGCAGGACATCGCGATGCTCTGGCTGTTCCGGCAGGTGTTCCAGCGCCTCGATGGCCTCGGCAAGCGTTGCGTGGCCGCGCTGTTCGGCCCTGAAGGCATCAATGTCGTGATAGCGCTCGGGGTCCAGCAGGCGCAGGCGGGCAAAGTGGCTGACGTCGCCCATCTGCTCCGGCGTGGCACTCAGTAGCAGCAGCCCGGTGTGCTGGGTGGCCAGCGCTTCCACGCACTGGTAACCGGTATCGCCGCCGTTTTCCGGATCCCATTCAAGGTGCTGGGCTTCGTCCACGATCAGCAGGTCCCAGTTGCAGGCCTGGGCCTGACTCTGGCGCTCGGGGTTGGCAAATAGCCACTGCTGGCTGGCCAGTACCAGCTGTGCCGACTCAAATGGATTGCCATCGTTGCCGCGGGCCTTGCTCTGTTGCTCATCGAGCAGGGTGACTTCGATGGAGAAGCGGCGCAGCAGCTCGACCAGCCACTGATGCGCCAGGCTGTCCGGCACCAGAATCAGGGCGCGCTCGACGCGACCGGTCAGCAGCATGCGATGCAGCACCAGGCCTGCCTCAATGGTCTTGCCAAGGCCGACCTCGTCGGCCAGCAGTACGCGGGGCAGACGGCGACTGGCGATATCATCGGCGATATGCAGCTGGTGCGGAATCAGGTCGATGCGCGGGCCGGACAGGCCGAAGCCGGGATGGCGCTCGACGCGTGCCAGATGCTGAAGACTGCGATAGCGCAGATTGAAGGCATCATTGCGGTCGATCTGGCCGGTCAGCAGTCGGTCACGAGCCTGATGAAACTGCATGCGGTCGCTGATGCGCGATTCCGGCAGCTCACGCTCGCCGTTGCTGTCCTGGCCGATGTAGATGATTCGACCACCCTCATCGCGCAGCTCGCTGACCAGCAGCACCTGGCCGTCATCGGTATCGATACGGTCACCGCGACCGAAGACCACGCGGGTCAGGGGCGCTTCGCGCACGCTGTAGGTTCGGGTTTCATCGCTGGCGGCAAACAGGACGGTCACGCTACGCGCGTCGCAGTTCAGTATGGTGCCAAGGCCCAGCTCGGTTTCGCCGTCACTGATGAAGCGTTGACCGGGAGTAAAATTGCTCATGATGCCTCGAAAATGTCGCCTCTCGGGCGCGCGGGTACAGATGTGAATCGGTCATCGACGGGGGATGAACTGCCGTGGGTCACTACCATGGCCTGCCATGCAGCATGGCCCTGGGGCGGTGACCTTCGAAAAGGGTGCCTATCTTAACCAAAAGAGAGGGGCGGCGGGGCACTGATGTGAGCAGAGGTTACTGCCGCTGTGATCTATCCCCCATGATGGTCGACAGATTGGAGATGCGCGTCAGGGTGTTATCCGGCGCCACGTGCAGCAGTACCGGCAGGTGGCGCTGCCCGGTCAGGGCCAGCAGGTGCTGGCGTGGGTCCATCAGTAGCGCGGTATCCTCGA contains:
- a CDS encoding NAD(P)/FAD-dependent oxidoreductase, with translation MAGLSAARALQQAGRNVQIFDKGRRPGGRMSSRHNDHGLFDLGAQYFTVRDPEFAQFITAFEQQGSVARWPGIMARQIDGQWQAQPPEHPRYSGMPSMAALTDALSEPMKVHQQVRITSMTRTGSTWTLEDQKEQQWSGFDHVIVAIPAPQAALLLKGISTSLRPQTNMSPCWSTWVRFRGALDMPSGIENWHGALLESSPVLRWAGRNQTRPGQHEGERLTLLANDDWSDKHLEDAADQVADRMIKAFQDCYPAPLPAIDACGAHRWRYAQPCQTPENTPGYLIEKPTQLSLCGDWCIDGRVEAAWLSGSRLAQALCGQ
- a CDS encoding TIGR01777 family oxidoreductase — translated: MNIVITGATGFVGQALCRYWHEQGHTLMVVSRQSDKAQATIRVPVMARSSAIDFADQSVGAIVNLAGEPIFNRRWSEAQKKKLIDSRLKATHDVGELCQRLATPPARLISGSAMGYYGDQGSREVTEQTSPHKEFAHRLCREWEEAAQQLATDQMQVACLRIGLVLDRDGGMLKPMRPMFRLGLGGRLGKGRQYMPWVHRHDLVRIIDFLLQRDDISGAWNAGAPAPVTNAKFTRTLAASLNRPAPFVMPGSVVSLALGEMSQLLLTGARMVPARLEAAGFRFEYPTLEKALTAIERRAA
- the rapA gene encoding RNA polymerase-associated protein RapA, which gives rise to MSNFTPGQRFISDGETELGLGTILNCDARSVTVLFAASDETRTYSVREAPLTRVVFGRGDRIDTDDGQVLLVSELRDEGGRIIYIGQDSNGERELPESRISDRMQFHQARDRLLTGQIDRNDAFNLRYRSLQHLARVERHPGFGLSGPRIDLIPHQLHIADDIASRRLPRVLLADEVGLGKTIEAGLVLHRMLLTGRVERALILVPDSLAHQWLVELLRRFSIEVTLLDEQQSKARGNDGNPFESAQLVLASQQWLFANPERQSQAQACNWDLLIVDEAQHLEWDPENGGDTGYQCVEALATQHTGLLLLSATPEQMGDVSHFARLRLLDPERYHDIDAFRAEQRGHATLAEAIEALEHLPEQPEHRDVLHPIVADDPQALALLEQLMGAGEDKQPSLRESLRRVLLDRYGIGRVMFRNSRRHVSGFPVRHLHVSELENPGAYRRIEQRISRDEDYLDSLLIETGLDYPEILLYPEATFEARRQDTQDDERWWRLDPRMAWLREWLKSHPGEKALLICHYGETARELAAGLQVLTGLHVPVFHEDMTLIERDRAAAAFAEAEDGSPLLICSEIGSEGRNFQFCHHLILFDLPPHPDQLEQRIGRLDRIGQQHDVEIHLPIMTGSPTGALLRWYQEALAAFEAPSGLGSVVSDAHGDALFDALLDQEALDEVIEESRTLAVQTRQEREAGRDRLLAWSSFDAGHADEMIEAVQALDDDAMLDRYLDQALDVFGIDTRETDEGLTYLHPGSHMVDGMPGLIRGEEGFTATRSRQRALARDDLQRLSWEHPLVREMLSRATNESMGNTALALLAHPSIPGGRFMLEAIFRTRTSAPKALHVNRFFPPATVRVLLDESGQVLSDKVSFGGLARNLRHVKKGVARNLVRERQQQLRELFDQAEQQAEAELPALVEDARAQMAAQLEGEIDRLTALAQRNPDVRAEEIDMLRHERAALDEAIAGTRLQLDAVRVIVTVDPQ